A single Primulina eburnea isolate SZY01 chromosome 11, ASM2296580v1, whole genome shotgun sequence DNA region contains:
- the LOC140804222 gene encoding DDT domain-containing protein DDR4-like, translating into MQAHDLSCNPSLAFHASDLIVMSEHSSPICSPNHHSSKNLENVNTHVENNTDNENNEENRVKNSSFNNNNGTSSEFVRRQRPSRACTQRAAARMQAAAEAEAAMAEVERKRKKAKRRERLTARLLKEEYEEEEFGEEGVHEENGEVDGFTSSSLVQCSKIVTKLVGEPETSQFPRWSMRSMWQLASILNFLNVFRPLLNIKVEFSVEEFETALITPNNTLCDIHMPLLKAIPPVTRMALGYGTWITVLCRKLRDWWHWVAEGDLPIVASHGTEVEVYNSFDPGVRVLILKALCDIRVEQEDIRNYIDDSIKHGVQLSTFRKERIGGDSHGISYWYENDPIIGHRLYREIRKVEVKKGKGKSVPPIPHSSYQWETVATNLDEFLAVSEKLFSSKNRTEVSVGKKLKNDMLPEIERVQKKKEKLLKKQHRQTLMLDSMINLDGLSAGRSLRDRKHVTYTFDDYDRSINEAIKITKTKPPSPEPFDKRDPAMKHEVSTNSRWAGPSQYSQDVTFSALSPLSPETDEFYEDQNTEALNRSNRRRQRPQRYSVKDFVEAVSDNEADFDSDDDIVGEVIYDEEYLKKRKQRRKMSSSSEGDEEYNWDEENHKEEEEEEDEEEEDVSLSTSEESDEPRRFRALPSRTRRETKLRSVDELQTGLRRSKRATKNPINYRQYELSESETEYKKPPKKSNALAEHSNSSDNGEFSIGSPESEDNIDKQEVDVNQPFEEHPEIADANQTDQLGEQSNGRDEEEIVGVRKRRFLDLNELAPGSGFDDGPSSMNNEDNDDF; encoded by the exons ATGCAAGCCCATGATCTTTCGTGTAACCCTTCTCTAGCTTTTCATGCGTCCGATCTCATCGTCATGTCCGAGCACTCCTCGCCGATCTGCTCCCCAAACCATCACTCCTCAAAGAACTTGGAAAATGTTAACACCCATGTAGAAAATAACACCGATAATGAGAATAATGAAGAGAATAGAGTTAAGAATAGCAGTTTTAATAACAATAATGGTACTAGTAGTGAATTTGTCAGGCGGCAGAGGCCTTCCAGGGCGTGTACGCAGCGAGCTGCAGCCAGGATGCAGGCTGCGGCCGAGGCAGAGGCAGCTATGGCTGAAGTTGAAAGAAAGAGGAAAAAGGCTAAGAGGAGGGAAAGGTTGACGGCCAGGCTATTGAAGGAGGAGTATGAAGAGGAGGAATTCGGGGAGGAGGGAGTACATGAGGAGAATGGGGAGGTTGATGGCTTCACTTCGTCTTCCTTGGTGCAATGTAGTAAGATAGTGACGAAGCTTGTTGGGGAGCCCGAGACCTCTCAGTTTCCACGGTGGAGTATGCGGTCTATGTGGCAGTTGGCTTCCATTCTCAATTTTTTGAAT GTTTTCAGACCTTTGTTAAATATTAAAGTTGAATTTTCTGTGGAAGAGTTTGAGACGGCTTTGATTACTCCAAATAATACTTTGTGCGACATACATATGCCGCTATTGAAG GCAATTCCTCCTGTCACTAGAATGGCACTCGGATATGGTACTTGGATTACTGTTTTATGTAGAAAATTGAGAGATTGGTGGCATTGG GTTGCAGAAGGGGATTTACCTATAGTTGCATCACATGG gactGAAGTTGAAGTTTACAATTCTTTTGATCCTGGGGTTAGAGTGCTGATTTTGAAGGCATTGTGCGATATTCGTGTTGAG CAAGAAGATATACGGAACTACATAGACGACTCAATAAAACATGGGGTTCAGCTTTCCACATTTCGCAAGGAACGTATAGGTGGTGATTCTCACGGAATCTCGTATTG GTATGAAAATGATCCTATCATTGGTCATCGGCTTTACCGAGAGATTAGGAAAGTTGAGGTGAAAAAAGGGAAAGGAAAGAGTGTTCCCCCTATTCCCCATTCCTCTTATCAATGGGAAACAGTTGCAACGAATTTAGATGAATTCCTTGCTGTTTCT GAAAAGCTCTTTTCCAGTAAAAATAGAACAGAGGTCTCCGTTggcaaaaaattgaaaaatgacATGCTTCCTGAAATCGAGAGAGTTCAAAAG AAAAAGGAGAAGCTGTTAAAGAAACAGCACAGACAAACACTTATGCTCGACAGCATGATAAACCTTGATGGTCTTTCTGCTGGACGCTCTCTTCGCGATAGAAAGCATGTTACTTATACTTTCG ATGATTACGATCGATCAATTAACGAGGCTATAAAGATCACCAA GACGAAGCCGCCATCTCCAGAACCTTTTGATAAAAGAGATCCTGCGATGAAACATGAAGTTTCTACAAACAGTAGATGGGCTGGTCCTTCACAATATTCCCAGGATGTCACATTTAGTGCACTCTCTCCACTATCACCCGAAACTGATGAATTTTATGAGGATCAGAACACCGAGGCGTTGAATCGCAG CAATCGCCGTCGGCAGAGGCCTCAGCGGTATTCTGTGAAAGATTTTGTGGAAGCTGTCTCTGATAACGAAGCAGATTTTGACAGCGACGATGATATTGTTGGTGAAGTGATTTATGATGAAGAATATTTAAAGAAACGAAAACAAAGAAGGAAGATGTCGAGTAGCTCGGAAGGAGATGAAGAATATAACTGGGATGAAGAAAATCATAAAgaggaagaggaagaagaagatgaagaggaggaaGATGTTAGCTTAAGTACGAGTGAGGAGAGTGACGAGCCTCGAAGATTCAGAGCATTGCCGAGTCGTACTAGGAGGGAAACTAAACTGAGGTCAGTTGATGAGCTACAAACTGGACTCAGACGTAGTAAACGGGCGACCAAGAATCCTATTAATTATCGACAGTATGAATTGTCTGAATCAGAAACCGAATATAAGAAACCACCCAAAAAGTCGAATGCATTAGCTGAGCACTCGAATTCGAGTGATAATGGAGAGTTCTCGATAGGAAGTCCAGAATCTGAGGACAACATCGACAAGCAAGAAGTGGATGTTAATCAGCCTTTCGAGGAGCATCCAGAGATAGCTGATGCAAACCAAACTGATCAACTTGGTGAACAGTCAAATGGGAGAGATGAAGAAGAAATTGTAGGGGTGCGAAAAAGACGTTTTCTTGATCTAAACGAGCTCGCTCCGGGCTCAGGATTCGATGATGGTCCGAGCTCGATGAATAATGAAGACAATGATGATTTCTGA